A genomic stretch from Flavobacterium nitratireducens includes:
- a CDS encoding DUF4292 domain-containing protein codes for MKKVLAFAIISIMVSCKPKAIVAATNVAEPVDYMKSSKIINNHYNNKIDFSTLYIKANARYTDDKQAQNINAEIRIKKDQQILVSIRFLGITMAKASITPTSVSYYEKIKGTYFEGDFTTLSQWLGTDLDYSKIQNMLVGEALDDLNKGKYTEILVDNLYRLDDAKSENTKKTYYFNVTDFTINKQEVSQPTENRNIQISYPERVAYKEANLPASIAIKTLQPKGNSEINLNYNSVSFNEELSFPYSVPDGYKRIIIK; via the coding sequence ATGAAAAAAGTCTTAGCATTTGCAATAATTAGTATCATGGTTTCATGTAAGCCCAAAGCTATCGTGGCAGCTACAAACGTTGCAGAACCAGTTGATTATATGAAGTCAAGCAAAATAATCAATAATCATTACAACAATAAAATTGATTTTTCGACCTTATATATTAAAGCTAACGCACGTTATACTGATGATAAACAAGCTCAAAATATAAATGCTGAAATCCGAATTAAAAAAGACCAACAAATTTTAGTTAGTATTCGTTTTCTGGGAATTACAATGGCTAAAGCTTCCATAACACCTACTTCGGTTAGTTATTACGAAAAAATAAAAGGCACTTATTTTGAAGGCGATTTTACTACATTGAGTCAGTGGTTAGGAACAGATTTAGATTATTCTAAAATTCAAAATATGTTAGTGGGTGAAGCTTTAGACGATTTGAATAAAGGAAAATACACCGAAATATTAGTGGATAATTTGTACCGTTTAGATGATGCTAAAAGCGAGAACACTAAGAAAACCTATTATTTTAATGTCACTGATTTTACCATCAATAAACAAGAAGTTTCTCAGCCAACTGAAAATAGAAATATCCAAATTTCATATCCCGAAAGAGTGGCATATAAAGAAGCTAATTTACCAGCCAGTATAGCCATTAAAACACTACAACCTAAAGGCAATTCAGAAATTAATTTGAATTATAATTCGGTTTCATTTAATGAAGAACTTTCTTTTCCATATAGTGTGCCAGATGGTTACAAAAGAATAATAATTAAGTAA
- a CDS encoding c-type cytochrome translates to MINKLSFGFSLLAAVYFYHSHSEKNFSSTSSYLSLTEIQQQTALQKSIARGKEVYSEFCIQCHMANGKGNASTFPPLDGSDWLKKKRTESIHAIKYGQKGEILVNGKKYNAMMPPMGLSDEEVADVMNYVSNSWTNSNKKMVTFKEVSLVKP, encoded by the coding sequence ATGATTAATAAACTTTCTTTCGGATTCTCATTATTGGCTGCTGTCTATTTTTATCATTCGCATAGCGAAAAAAACTTCAGTTCAACATCATCCTATCTAAGCCTTACCGAAATCCAACAACAAACGGCTTTGCAAAAAAGTATTGCCCGAGGCAAAGAAGTCTACAGCGAATTTTGTATTCAATGCCACATGGCCAATGGCAAAGGAAATGCTAGTACGTTCCCACCTTTGGACGGTTCCGATTGGTTAAAAAAGAAAAGAACCGAAAGCATTCATGCGATAAAATACGGTCAAAAAGGAGAAATTCTAGTCAATGGCAAAAAATACAATGCCATGATGCCTCCAATGGGTTTGAGCGATGAAGAAGTTGCCGATGTAATGAATTATGTGTCAAATTCTTGGACAAATTCAAACAAAAAAATGGTAACTTTTAAAGAGGTTTCCTTGGTTAAACCCTAA
- a CDS encoding sugar nucleotidyltransferase, which translates to MKIIVPMAGRGSRLRPHTLTIPKPLIPVAGKPIVHRLVEDIAAVLNQEIEEVAFIIHESFGEKVEQDLIAIAQKLGARGTIYYQNEALGTGHAIMCAKDSLSGPAVIAYADTLIRADFELDPTADAVIWVKQIENPEAFGVVKLNANNEIIELVEKPKEFVSDLAVIGIYYFKDIAILKQELQNVLDNNIQNGGEYQINDGIKNMMANGKVFKTGEVSAWMDCGNKNVTVETNSRMLAFLAEDKESLVSSKVKMENSTIIEPCFIGDDVVLINATVGPNVSLGNGCHVIDSSIKNSLVQTHAHIKNANLDNAMIGNHASFDGNFTSISIGDYSVLE; encoded by the coding sequence ATGAAAATAATCGTCCCTATGGCGGGTAGAGGTTCCCGACTTCGCCCTCATACATTAACCATTCCTAAACCACTCATTCCAGTGGCTGGGAAACCAATCGTTCATCGATTGGTAGAAGATATCGCGGCTGTTTTAAATCAGGAAATTGAAGAGGTAGCCTTTATTATTCATGAAAGCTTTGGCGAAAAAGTAGAGCAAGACTTAATTGCTATTGCTCAAAAATTAGGTGCAAGAGGCACTATCTATTATCAAAATGAAGCTCTAGGAACAGGACATGCTATTATGTGTGCTAAAGATTCGCTGTCAGGTCCAGCCGTAATTGCTTATGCAGATACCTTGATTAGAGCCGATTTTGAATTAGATCCAACAGCTGATGCTGTAATTTGGGTGAAACAAATTGAAAACCCAGAAGCTTTTGGTGTTGTCAAATTGAATGCTAATAATGAAATCATTGAATTGGTTGAAAAACCAAAAGAATTCGTTAGTGATTTGGCAGTTATTGGTATTTATTATTTCAAAGACATCGCTATCCTAAAACAAGAATTGCAAAATGTTTTAGATAACAACATTCAGAATGGAGGTGAATACCAAATTAATGATGGTATCAAAAATATGATGGCGAATGGGAAAGTTTTCAAAACAGGTGAAGTAAGTGCCTGGATGGATTGCGGTAATAAAAATGTAACTGTTGAAACCAATTCGAGAATGTTAGCTTTCCTTGCAGAAGACAAAGAAAGTTTGGTTTCTTCTAAAGTGAAAATGGAAAACTCTACTATCATAGAACCTTGTTTTATTGGGGATGATGTAGTTTTAATCAACGCTACCGTAGGGCCTAACGTTTCTTTAGGTAACGGTTGCCATGTTATAGACAGTAGTATCAAAAATAGTTTGGTTCAAACACATGCGCATATTAAAAATGCCAATTTAGACAACGCAATGATTGGAAATCACGCTAGTTTTGATGGCAATTTTACAAGTATTAGTATTGGAGATTATTCGGTTTTAGAATAA
- a CDS encoding lipopolysaccharide biosynthesis protein, translating into MGLYKKLFQQTAIYGLATVVPRMFSFLLVPLYTDLLPKDEYGKVTIIFAWMIFFNVILAYGMETAFFRFFNKEEDKQSVVETSMVSIFWTTIVFLVTALLFRTTLAEWSGIDSQYITYSIWILVLDALVIIPFSKLRALQRPIMYAVIKIGNVLVNLLLSILFLIYLPKLSEHNPTGLVSSFYIENFQVGYIFLANIIASLLTFVVLSPDYVFLRWKIDFSLWRKMMVYGLPILFAGIAFAVNEQFDKILLSKLLPKAIADDEVGVYSACYKLGLFMVLYRTAYTLGIEPFFFSHASEKNAPQTYAMVTKYFVIFGSFIMLSVIVFADLFKMIMIRDESYWVAMKVVPLIILANFCLGIYTNLSVWYKLIDKTYVGAYISIVGAIITLVLNFLLIPKMSYMGSAVATLAAYGSMMLISYYLGNKYYPIPYDFKKIGAYLGTSVLFSVISFYGFRENYFVGITLLLLFLYFIYHNEKATLMGIIKTKSNPRV; encoded by the coding sequence TTGGGGTTATATAAAAAACTTTTTCAACAAACGGCTATTTACGGACTCGCAACGGTTGTCCCAAGGATGTTTAGCTTCCTGTTAGTGCCATTATATACTGACTTGCTTCCCAAAGACGAATACGGAAAAGTAACCATCATATTCGCATGGATGATTTTCTTCAATGTGATTTTGGCTTATGGTATGGAAACGGCTTTCTTTCGTTTTTTTAATAAGGAAGAAGACAAACAATCGGTGGTGGAAACTTCAATGGTTTCTATTTTCTGGACTACTATTGTTTTTTTAGTTACAGCACTTTTATTTAGAACTACCTTAGCCGAATGGTCTGGGATTGATTCACAATACATTACTTATTCTATTTGGATTTTAGTATTGGATGCCTTAGTAATTATTCCATTTTCCAAGTTAAGAGCACTGCAAAGACCTATTATGTATGCAGTCATTAAAATTGGGAATGTCTTAGTGAATTTATTACTTAGTATTCTATTTTTGATTTATTTGCCCAAATTATCAGAGCATAATCCAACAGGATTAGTGAGTTCCTTTTATATCGAAAACTTTCAGGTAGGCTATATCTTTTTGGCAAATATAATTGCTAGTTTGTTAACTTTTGTGGTACTTTCACCCGATTATGTTTTCTTAAGATGGAAAATTGATTTTAGCTTATGGCGAAAAATGATGGTCTATGGTTTGCCAATTCTGTTTGCAGGAATAGCCTTTGCCGTTAACGAACAATTTGATAAAATTCTATTGTCTAAATTACTACCGAAAGCTATAGCTGATGACGAAGTAGGCGTGTATTCGGCTTGTTATAAGTTGGGCTTGTTTATGGTGTTGTACCGTACGGCATATACGCTCGGAATTGAACCTTTCTTTTTTAGTCACGCTTCCGAAAAAAATGCGCCACAAACCTATGCCATGGTAACCAAATATTTTGTGATATTCGGTTCTTTTATCATGTTAAGCGTAATTGTTTTTGCCGATTTATTTAAAATGATCATGATTCGTGACGAATCCTATTGGGTAGCCATGAAAGTAGTACCATTGATTATTTTGGCTAATTTCTGTTTGGGAATTTACACCAATCTTTCGGTTTGGTATAAGTTAATTGACAAAACCTATGTTGGGGCTTATATTTCAATTGTTGGAGCGATCATCACTTTAGTTTTAAATTTTCTATTAATTCCAAAGATGAGTTATATGGGTTCGGCAGTGGCTACGTTAGCAGCTTATGGAAGCATGATGCTTATTTCGTATTATTTAGGGAATAAATATTATCCTATTCCGTATGATTTCAAAAAAATAGGCGCTTATTTAGGTACCTCTGTTTTATTTTCGGTGATTTCATTTTATGGTTTCAGAGAAAATTATTTTGTTGGAATCACTTTATTACTTTTGTTTCTCTATTTTATTTACCACAATGAGAAAGCTACTTTGATGGGTATTATTAAAACAAAAAGCAATCCGCGAGTATAA
- a CDS encoding murein hydrolase activator EnvC family protein — protein sequence MPKYFLSLLFVCLTSVMWSQTQQEKLEQRKAQIQKEIRENEKMLKNVKSKEKSAMNVYLIQKNKIKLKENLINTTEKQKRLLADDMYRNQLQINKLNRELNALKEDYAKKIVNSYKSRSEQSRAMFILSSENFLQAYKRAQYLKQYTSFRKSQGEEIYAKSTELVKYNEKLKLQKIEKQKLIAENEKERQSLLKEKQEQEKLVNQIKKDKNRIVSEIRKKQRESKTIDAQINRLIREAIAEANRKAAAERAKAAALAAAEKSKASTTKGSSKEKSSAKEEKEVRETVSRGPVSSSRIEMTPEDKLIADNFRANRGKLPWPVEKGFISLGYGDQPHPIYNTLVVHNSGVEITTNDGANARAVFGGEVASVMVLSPVNKAVMIQHGDYFTIYQNLSSVNVSKGDKVSTKQSLGRIRTSGDTGKTVIKFLLLQNTTYMNPQGWLAN from the coding sequence ATGCCAAAATATTTCCTTAGCCTGTTATTTGTATGCTTGACTTCTGTGATGTGGAGCCAAACGCAGCAAGAAAAGTTAGAACAACGTAAAGCGCAAATTCAAAAAGAAATTCGAGAGAACGAAAAGATGTTGAAAAACGTTAAATCGAAGGAAAAATCGGCGATGAATGTTTATTTGATTCAAAAAAACAAAATCAAGCTGAAAGAGAATTTGATTAATACAACCGAAAAGCAAAAACGACTTTTGGCGGATGATATGTATCGCAATCAGCTTCAAATAAATAAGTTGAATAGAGAGTTGAATGCGCTTAAAGAAGATTATGCAAAAAAAATTGTCAATTCGTATAAAAGTCGCTCAGAACAAAGTAGAGCAATGTTTATTCTTTCTTCCGAGAATTTTTTGCAAGCCTATAAAAGAGCACAATATTTAAAACAATATACCAGTTTTAGAAAATCACAAGGAGAGGAAATTTATGCTAAATCAACAGAATTAGTGAAGTATAATGAAAAATTAAAACTTCAAAAAATTGAGAAGCAAAAATTAATTGCCGAAAATGAAAAGGAAAGACAATCGTTGTTGAAAGAAAAACAAGAGCAGGAAAAATTAGTGAACCAAATCAAGAAAGATAAAAACCGAATTGTTTCTGAAATTCGAAAAAAACAAAGAGAGTCTAAAACTATTGATGCTCAAATTAATCGTTTAATTCGTGAAGCTATTGCCGAAGCCAACAGAAAAGCGGCTGCTGAACGCGCTAAAGCAGCAGCTTTAGCTGCTGCCGAAAAATCAAAAGCATCGACTACTAAGGGTTCGTCTAAAGAAAAGAGTTCTGCAAAAGAAGAGAAAGAAGTAAGAGAAACAGTTTCCAGAGGACCTGTATCTTCTTCAAGAATCGAAATGACTCCTGAAGATAAATTAATTGCGGATAATTTTAGAGCTAACCGAGGAAAATTGCCTTGGCCAGTAGAAAAAGGATTTATTTCTTTAGGTTATGGAGATCAGCCGCATCCAATTTACAATACTTTGGTTGTACATAACAGTGGAGTGGAAATTACTACTAATGATGGAGCTAATGCTCGTGCCGTTTTTGGTGGAGAAGTAGCCAGTGTAATGGTATTATCTCCAGTAAACAAAGCGGTAATGATTCAACATGGAGATTATTTTACGATTTATCAAAACCTAAGTTCTGTTAATGTAAGTAAAGGAGATAAGGTAAGTACGAAACAAAGTTTGGGTAGAATCCGTACCAGTGGAGATACCGGTAAAACTGTAATTAAGTTTTTATTGTTGCAAAATACAACTTATATGAATCCTCAAGGTTGGTTAGCGAATTAA
- a CDS encoding circularly permuted type 2 ATP-grasp protein, with product MTFTVYSDDNQGIERIFPFDIIPRIITKNEWIEVETGIAQRLKALNLFLEDIYNEQLIIKEGIMPASLIASCPHYIPEVHGIKVPHDIHVHIAGIDLIRGEKGEFYVLEDNLRCPSGVSYMLENSEITKRIFPEMFRANNVSMVANYPMIFHNILVSLSPRSISNPNVVLLTPGVYNSAYYEHTFLARQMGIPLVEGRDLVVNNHKVYMNGCFQHNTYYQIQIQFSYQRKHQ from the coding sequence ATCACCTTCACAGTCTATAGTGATGATAACCAAGGAATCGAAAGAATTTTTCCTTTTGACATTATTCCTAGGATTATTACCAAAAATGAATGGATCGAAGTTGAAACTGGAATTGCACAACGCTTAAAAGCCTTGAATTTATTCTTAGAGGACATTTACAACGAACAACTAATTATAAAGGAAGGAATCATGCCTGCTTCATTAATTGCTTCTTGTCCGCATTATATTCCAGAGGTACACGGTATCAAAGTGCCTCATGATATTCATGTTCATATTGCTGGAATCGATTTAATAAGAGGTGAAAAAGGCGAATTTTATGTTCTAGAAGACAATTTAAGATGTCCTAGTGGTGTAAGTTATATGTTGGAAAATAGTGAGATTACCAAACGTATTTTCCCAGAAATGTTTCGGGCAAATAATGTGAGCATGGTAGCCAATTATCCGATGATTTTCCATAATATTTTAGTTTCGCTTTCGCCAAGAAGCATTTCAAACCCCAATGTTGTTTTGCTTACTCCAGGGGTATACAATTCGGCTTATTACGAACATACCTTTCTGGCTAGACAAATGGGAATTCCGCTTGTGGAAGGTCGCGACCTAGTGGTAAACAATCATAAAGTGTATATGAATGGCTGTTTTCAACATAATACATATTACCAAATACAAATACAATTTTCCTATCAAAGAAAGCATCAATGA
- a CDS encoding transglutaminase family protein, with amino-acid sequence MAVFNIIHITKYKYNFPIKESINEVRLFPHNFENQDVLQYSLLISNDPNVSFTNDYHGNKVGNFNILEAHTEMTIESRMLVRVNHSLKIPELDDTKVCDLNLHNDIYLLRLCTPETIKKQEEINAILKEINYENKSIIAIAFDCSQYIFNHFTYTKGITNIETTVDEILGHRKGVYQDFAHVLLQLLRTAGIPSRYVSGYICPNESGLRGEGATHAWVEIYTPKQGWLGIDPTNNIWTMDNHVKLSVGMNFKDCTPVKGTFKGFSKQTLSVCVSIGYEDGRHFEGINDVELEKNSVEFELQLNHAEQQQQ; translated from the coding sequence ATGGCTGTTTTCAACATAATACATATTACCAAATACAAATACAATTTTCCTATCAAAGAAAGCATCAATGAGGTACGCTTGTTTCCTCATAATTTTGAAAATCAAGACGTTCTTCAATACTCCCTTTTAATTTCTAATGACCCAAATGTATCTTTTACTAATGATTATCATGGTAACAAAGTGGGGAATTTTAATATCCTGGAGGCACATACCGAAATGACTATAGAATCCCGAATGCTAGTGCGAGTGAATCATTCGCTCAAAATTCCTGAACTTGACGACACTAAGGTTTGTGATTTGAATTTGCATAACGATATTTATTTGTTACGCCTTTGTACACCGGAAACTATCAAAAAACAAGAGGAGATAAATGCCATATTAAAGGAAATAAATTACGAAAACAAATCCATTATTGCTATTGCTTTTGATTGTAGCCAATATATTTTCAATCATTTTACGTATACCAAAGGCATCACAAATATTGAAACAACAGTAGATGAAATTTTAGGTCATCGAAAAGGCGTATACCAAGATTTTGCTCATGTTCTTTTACAACTATTAAGAACCGCTGGTATCCCCTCAAGATATGTAAGCGGATATATTTGTCCAAACGAAAGCGGACTTCGAGGCGAAGGAGCAACCCATGCCTGGGTAGAAATTTACACCCCAAAACAGGGTTGGCTTGGTATTGATCCTACTAACAATATTTGGACGATGGATAACCATGTCAAATTATCTGTTGGAATGAATTTTAAAGATTGTACTCCTGTAAAAGGAACATTCAAAGGATTTTCTAAACAAACACTCTCTGTGTGTGTTTCCATTGGCTACGAAGATGGCCGTCACTTTGAAGGTATTAATGATGTAGAATTAGAAAAAAATTCTGTTGAATTTGAATTACAGTTAAATCACGCCGAACAACAACAGCAGTAA
- a CDS encoding polysaccharide deacetylase family protein, whose amino-acid sequence MKKWILPGIFSLFLIFSCQEKKNKQIEKEVSATPDTIAVPKVQPKSVANEAAAILARKEVPILCYHNIKDFSASAGEMTKTYTVKPAAFAEQMKALSDAGYHSILPHELYDYLVYNKALPSKPVMITFDDTRGEQFSIGAAEMKKYNFKGVFFIMTVAINRPNYLSESEIKTLSDDGNCIAAHTWDHHMVTKYAGEDWNTQLDKPKKRLETIIGKPIDYFAYPFGLWNTAAIPELKKSDYKMAFILATKRDSINPLYTVRRMIVSGNWSTDKMMKAMEATFTNSK is encoded by the coding sequence ATGAAAAAATGGATATTACCTGGTATTTTCAGTCTTTTTTTAATATTCTCTTGTCAGGAAAAAAAGAACAAACAAATTGAAAAAGAAGTCAGTGCTACACCTGATACTATTGCTGTTCCAAAAGTACAACCAAAATCAGTTGCCAATGAGGCAGCCGCAATTTTAGCACGCAAAGAAGTTCCCATTTTATGCTATCATAATATCAAAGATTTTTCGGCTTCTGCTGGGGAAATGACCAAAACCTACACCGTAAAACCAGCTGCTTTTGCCGAGCAAATGAAAGCCCTTTCTGATGCGGGTTACCACAGTATTTTACCCCACGAACTATACGATTATTTGGTGTACAACAAAGCATTACCGTCAAAACCAGTGATGATTACTTTTGATGATACTCGTGGAGAACAATTCAGCATTGGTGCAGCCGAAATGAAAAAATACAATTTCAAAGGTGTTTTCTTTATCATGACTGTTGCTATCAATCGTCCTAATTATCTAAGCGAAAGCGAAATCAAAACACTTTCTGACGATGGAAATTGCATTGCCGCTCACACTTGGGACCACCACATGGTAACCAAATATGCTGGCGAAGATTGGAATACACAATTGGACAAACCTAAAAAAAGACTGGAAACCATCATTGGAAAACCAATCGATTATTTTGCCTACCCTTTTGGATTATGGAACACCGCAGCAATTCCTGAACTTAAAAAAAGTGATTATAAAATGGCTTTTATCTTAGCGACCAAAAGAGATTCTATCAATCCCTTGTATACCGTTAGACGTATGATTGTGTCTGGGAATTGGTCTACTGATAAAATGATGAAAGCGATGGAAGCTACTTTTACCAACTCCAAATAA
- the atpG gene encoding ATP synthase F1 subunit gamma, which produces MANLKEIRNRITSVSSTMQITSAMKMVSAAKLKKAQDAITAMRPYAEKLTELLQGLSATLEGGVGEEFTTQREIKKVLLVAITSNRGLCGAFNSNVIKEVKNRAAFYAGKQVDVFAIGKKGNDVLSKTNNVISNQSAIFDTLTFDNVAAIADTLTEKFVAGEYDRIELVYNQFKNAATQIVQTEQFLPLAPVKSDVNVAASDYIFEPSKEEIVLTLIPKSLKTQLYKGIRDSFASEHGARMTAMHKATDNATALRNQLKLTYNKARQAAITNEILEIVGGAEALNA; this is translated from the coding sequence ATGGCAAATTTAAAGGAAATCCGTAATAGAATTACTTCCGTTTCATCTACGATGCAAATCACATCGGCGATGAAAATGGTTTCTGCAGCTAAGCTTAAAAAAGCTCAGGATGCAATTACAGCCATGCGCCCTTATGCCGAAAAATTAACGGAATTATTACAAGGTCTTTCTGCGACTCTTGAAGGAGGAGTAGGAGAAGAATTTACTACACAACGTGAAATTAAAAAAGTGTTATTAGTAGCGATTACTTCTAACAGAGGTTTGTGTGGTGCTTTTAATTCAAACGTAATTAAAGAAGTTAAAAATCGTGCTGCATTTTATGCAGGAAAACAAGTTGACGTTTTTGCTATTGGTAAAAAAGGAAATGATGTTTTAAGCAAAACTAACAATGTAATCTCAAATCAAAGTGCAATCTTTGATACTTTGACTTTTGATAACGTAGCTGCAATTGCTGATACATTAACTGAAAAATTTGTTGCAGGAGAGTACGACAGAATTGAATTGGTGTATAACCAATTTAAAAATGCGGCTACTCAAATCGTTCAAACAGAACAATTTTTACCGTTAGCTCCTGTTAAATCGGATGTAAATGTTGCTGCTTCTGATTACATTTTTGAACCATCTAAAGAAGAGATTGTGTTGACTTTGATTCCTAAATCATTAAAAACACAATTGTACAAAGGAATCCGTGATTCATTTGCTTCAGAACATGGTGCACGTATGACGGCTATGCATAAAGCAACTGATAATGCAACTGCGTTGAGAAATCAATTGAAATTAACATACAACAAAGCACGTCAGGCTGCTATTACTAACGAAATCTTAGAGATTGTTGGTGGAGCGGAAGCCTTGAATGCTTAA
- the dut gene encoding dUTP diphosphatase, which yields MKIKIINKSQHALPNYETIASAGMDLRANLTESIVLQPLERAIVKTGLFIELPIGYEAQVRPRSGLAFKNGITVLNSPGTIDADYRGEIGVILVNLSNQAFEIQNGERIAQLIIAKHERAEWEEVTELTETSRGAGGFGSTGVK from the coding sequence ATGAAAATAAAAATCATCAATAAATCACAACACGCCTTGCCTAATTATGAAACTATAGCTTCGGCAGGCATGGACTTAAGAGCTAATTTAACCGAATCAATTGTTTTGCAACCCCTAGAAAGAGCCATAGTAAAAACCGGTCTTTTTATCGAATTGCCAATAGGTTATGAAGCACAAGTGCGTCCAAGAAGCGGACTGGCTTTTAAAAACGGAATTACGGTTTTAAATAGTCCTGGTACAATTGATGCGGATTACCGAGGCGAAATTGGTGTGATTTTAGTGAATTTATCGAATCAAGCTTTTGAAATTCAAAACGGCGAACGCATTGCTCAATTGATCATTGCAAAACATGAACGTGCCGAATGGGAAGAAGTAACTGAATTGACTGAAACGTCTAGAGGAGCAGGAGGTTTTGGGAGTACTGGGGTGAAGTAA
- a CDS encoding tetratricopeptide repeat protein, producing MVVLLCNPDLSWSQTEPDAIKLEENKFQEYFYEALKQKAIENYDKAIVALERCLKLDANNATIYHELGKNYFAQKDYKNAYASFEKANTIDPKNKWFLIGMYDIDYATKNYADAVKVIEKLIPFDAKFKEDLTSLYMNTGEFDKALLLINELNETVGKSERRENYKLQILSQGKHQDTEITNLVEQINKYPKLEENYIALIYLYSKKDNLEKVLETARKLEKEIPNSEWAQVSLFKNYLVANESDKAVKAMNIVLGSTKIDSKIKHRIFNEFLIYVNTHPELTPDLDKAIAYFEEDSSVNVGKEIGKYYHTKKQWDKAEKYYQIGLSKTATPDIESSLLLLEVYTQLEKYDKMAKVAGDMVELYPVQPQFYYYAGLANNQLKQYKKAKEMLETGMDYVVEDITLEINYNIQLGEAYNGLGDNYKKAVYFSKAEALLKKQK from the coding sequence ATGGTTGTTTTGCTTTGCAATCCAGATTTGTCTTGGTCTCAAACCGAGCCGGATGCCATTAAACTGGAAGAAAATAAATTTCAAGAATATTTTTATGAAGCCTTAAAGCAAAAAGCCATCGAGAATTACGATAAAGCCATCGTAGCACTTGAACGCTGTTTGAAATTAGATGCTAATAATGCTACCATTTATCATGAATTAGGTAAAAATTATTTCGCTCAAAAAGACTATAAAAACGCCTATGCTTCTTTTGAAAAAGCAAATACCATTGATCCTAAAAACAAATGGTTTTTAATAGGAATGTATGATATAGATTATGCTACCAAAAATTATGCAGATGCTGTAAAAGTAATCGAAAAGCTAATTCCCTTTGATGCAAAGTTCAAAGAAGATCTAACTTCTTTATACATGAATACGGGCGAATTTGATAAAGCCTTGTTGCTTATCAATGAATTAAACGAAACCGTTGGTAAATCAGAAAGAAGGGAAAATTACAAACTTCAAATTCTTTCCCAAGGCAAACATCAAGATACAGAAATTACAAACCTAGTTGAGCAAATTAATAAATATCCAAAGCTTGAAGAAAATTATATTGCGCTGATTTATCTGTATTCTAAAAAAGACAATTTAGAAAAAGTGCTGGAAACAGCCCGAAAACTGGAAAAGGAAATTCCAAATTCGGAGTGGGCACAAGTGAGTTTATTCAAAAATTATTTAGTGGCTAACGAAAGTGATAAGGCTGTAAAAGCCATGAATATTGTTTTAGGCAGCACTAAAATTGACAGTAAAATAAAGCATCGTATTTTTAATGAGTTTTTAATTTATGTGAATACCCATCCTGAATTGACTCCCGATTTAGACAAAGCAATTGCCTATTTTGAGGAAGACAGTAGTGTGAATGTAGGTAAAGAAATAGGCAAATATTACCACACTAAAAAGCAATGGGATAAGGCCGAAAAATATTATCAAATAGGACTTTCTAAAACAGCAACACCCGATATAGAATCCAGTTTGTTACTCTTAGAAGTCTATACGCAATTAGAAAAATATGATAAAATGGCTAAGGTTGCTGGCGATATGGTAGAGTTGTATCCAGTGCAACCACAATTTTATTATTATGCAGGATTAGCTAATAATCAACTAAAGCAATATAAAAAAGCAAAAGAAATGCTTGAAACAGGCATGGATTATGTAGTAGAGGATATTACATTGGAAATTAATTATAATATTCAGTTAGGAGAAGCCTACAACGGTTTGGGGGATAACTATAAAAAAGCAGTATATTTTTCAAAAGCCGAAGCATTATTAAAAAAACAAAAGTAA